In Rhodamnia argentea isolate NSW1041297 chromosome 1, ASM2092103v1, whole genome shotgun sequence, the genomic window ataaataaaattttggacgtttcctcatcctgtgtgaaattccttcgcggttcgcccccgAGAGGTttaggaaaagtagatttggattgggtatgggaaaggatccatttgccctcgaaaaataccccatttttcacttggaacgaagggtatttcggtcattttcccttttggccgagattgactagtcaatgaggggagataattattttctttctcctgattttgtgggcataattaattattattaacctatattaattattatattggccctcttcttcttcattatccaagaaccctctctctctctagctcactttttctctacctcactctccctctccctcacttggccaaacaccctctctctctcaccctccattgccgaaaattctttgAGCTCTCCCCGGAGTCGCTTTGGATAGCTTGAGGTTCCTAGATCGTCGACAAATCGTCGACCGTGCAAAGGTCACCGGAACCGCTGTTTGGTTCGAttttttcctcaaccgttcaacggacgttttgcgagtttttgaagtaggattgtttctaaacctaaattaggtgactatgctgctaaaagaccatgaaattgtgagtttttgatgaagaaaatggttggatttgagcttgaggaggggctggccgaaaattccatggaggaggagagaggaagcttgttcttgagatgaatagtaattgcaagaggatatttgtttggtcaaagtttgaccatagttactctaccaaccctagttactttttgttcaactatggttgcttaatgctatttattaatcatggttaagttagtatttgactctagttaatttttgaaccatggttaattaatatattaactagggttaattttatgtgacataaagttgttatgccacagtgctaattaaatgtgacattattatagtatagtactatagtcgtgaattaattatatgttagaaaattattattgttcggccgtgataaatttccacgttagtataattttagtggcgcatgatttataaattgctacgttagcgtaatatggttgcatgacgtggattggatactatggtagcattAATTGATCGgatagtctgaattaatatttggattagtgtggattaatcgggtgatcccgaatcattaattctctaacgtgagtgaatcacgtggtcccgaactattctaagaaaatgagaaggtcgtattcaatcaagtcgtccgaggccaaagtgagccgtattcgtccgattgtccgagaccgaggaaatgtgagggtcgtattcaatcaagtcgtacgaggccaaagtgagccatattcgtcgattgtctcgagaccgataaagtaagaaagtcgtgttcaattaagtcgtccgaaaccaaagtgagtcgtgttcaaCTAATTGtgcgagacttgatccggtcgtgttcctatgtgtccgagaccgagatccgtgggttgtattcctatgtgtttgagaccctggtatatatatagagccgtgttccataaaggtccaaggctcaatgttatgaacttgtatgatggtggtggagtaacgtggaatatttttgaagTAATGTGGAATCTTacggagtagcgtggaatatttttggagtaacgtggaatattccggagtgacgtggaatatttttggagtaatgtggaatattccggagtaatgtggaatattccggattgacgtggaatattccggattgacgtggaatatttttggagtgacgtggaatatttttggattagcgtggaatattctggggtaatgtggatatttatattatggcctgatgtgttaaaaacgggtcttggagcacgtagaatattttattgtcaaaccgaggcgtggaacgccgagacgggagtaacgtagaatatttgagaaggtgtgagaattttcggagaaagaatgggattttctggattttaattgtgaatttttgggtaagagggattgtcggaaaatttttcaatgaaaatgtgtccggaggcactagcgacacgatctagggttagagattttcctgttgagattttatctcaccccgtcgtgggttcgttgtttttcggacacTCCGCCGCAATGATTCGACCCGGAGATCGAGACACCAGGAGAAGTTGTGTAACCTTCGGATGTTGAGTAGCCGCCTGGGATAGCGAGGTCGAGGcgtaggatagttggcctcttagtttttGTAGAGTgatgtattttggttgtgtagcgggcttcgaccacgtgtcttttgttataggtggtcacgggcttgtaaagtggcccctgaagccctaggtttgataGTTTGTaataattatgtatatatgtacatatgtgtgttgttaccatcccaagttatcgttgtttgttggttttctgtacgggggTTATTGTTGCTTCCGCGTGTGTTGTTTAAATTTTGTTGGCCtaaggatcctggagaactgtacacaagcgaggccaggtgggatgtcgacggttcatagggttcgggtcgtgacatggGCCAACATAgggtaagattgcatgtgattgacaATTCAATATTATGTTTGAGTAGTGTAATATGATGTGAGTTGCACATTATTACTATGCTATTGATATTGCTTTGTATACAtaggatgccttgagcgagtcagtATCCTACAcggacttaggcattgactcacatggattttatatctcacccgttgttattaaatattttcaggaCCATGATGCCGTTAGTATGCCCGGTGAGGTTTGGAGTCCCATGAGACCAGTCCTATGACGTTACTCATCTCCCTGTCCCCAAGTCCGACCTGATTTGGGAGCACCATATTATGACCATCCGGGTCGAGGAGGGGCTAAGCTTTTTGGTACCTCACATTTTTAAAGCCTGGTTCCTCCGAGATGGTGATATTTTATATGGGCCGCTCCGAGGATTTGATGGACCACCTTCTACGCCCCCGAGCTAGACATGGGACCCTATGGATCTAGATACTCTGGATGGGGAGGTTGAGGATCCGGATAGTGATGTGGACTCTACCCCTGGACCCCCGCCAAGTTTCCACCTTTGAGCGTGATTGTAGAGGCTTTTTTATGCGACCTTTTGTTGTGACCTGGGAGGGTGAGGATAGCCCCTCTAGTTGTTGTAGATACGAGTTAACCTTGATGAcccttatatttttttattggtcacGTGAAGGCGCCCTAGAGAGTAGGCTTGTAGATATTACTGTGACTCCCGAGGGTTAAGAAGtatctataaaataaataaaaagattgtTGCTAAATTATTTGCTGTTATCGTTaccctacttttctatccctattaTTTGATTTATTGTTTGGGAATTGTACGTTCCGCTTgcattaattaaaagataaaaataatgggtcgatgacgtgcttgggacgtcgtccttttatgacctgaggcgatttggtagggttgttgcggggcCGGAGATCGGGGCGTAACAAAAACTGTCGATCAATTTATCACAAGATTCAAGAAAACTAGGAACAAATGCTTGGTCCCTTTGCTCGAAAGAACATTTGTGGAATTTGTCTTCAATGGGTTGAAGTTTGAAATTCGAGATAGGATGGTTGGTTAACCGCGGGTCGACTTGTTCGAACTATCAACAATAGTTGTCAAGCATGAAAGTCTGCTcggggaaaaagataaaagacacCCACGAAGAGGAGACATGAATTTTGCAAATTCACTTGACCTTGACCAAGAACCAATAGATCCTGTTGATGTGGCTATTGCTCGGATGTTCATCGACCAACCTTACATTTGTCAAGCTTTAAGACCCGCGAAGGTCAAAGAAAGATCGACCATCATGGTTAAGGCTAAAGAAGCGGTGTTTTATTCTTTCGACGTAAGTCGAACCAAAGAAATTTTCGATCTATTCTTAGCCAATGGACAAATTAAGGCGACCGAAGGGCAGAAAATACCAAACAAGGAAGAGATAGTTGAAAAAAAGTATTGTAAGTGGCATCACTCATGGAGCCACAACACCTCGGATTGTTTAGTTcttaagaaaaatatcaaagaaGCAATTCGACATGGAAAGATCAAGTTTGCCGATGACAAAGGCAAGTCTCTTATGGATATAGATACCGATCCTTTCCCGGTAATGACGGGAATGGTATCTTTGCGACAACCGAGTAAAGGATACAGGTTGTCAAATCTTTGTACTCGTTGTAGAGGTGAGTTGTAAAGAATAGATCGACACAGAGGAGATGACCGGTAGGTCGCCGGATCAATTAGAAATATAGACAATCAACTCAAGACAAGCAAGTGACGCCTACAGAAGTTCCTGCATGACGAAACATTCATAAGTCATTCGCACAACGATACAAAAAAGGAGATCCCGCAATTGACACTTTGGGAGAGCCAAGCAAAAAGTTTGACTATTATGTGAACTATGGCCCTCCATTGGCTTACCCTCCAGGGAAGAACGGATGGGGGAAGCAATCCGATAACGATGTCCAATTAGACTATTGCACTCCGATCAGGCCCCGATACCAGCGGACTCTTAAAATTCCCAGCAATCCCTTAGAAGGATCCTGGTATGAGATGACAGAGgtccaaaaggaaaacaaagtcATGACCCGCACCATGAAAAGAAGgttacaaagaaaaagaaaagctcacACGCTACGGCGACGGATTACATTGGTTGACCATGAACCGGTGATCGCTACTCCAAGTCGTCCTAGACCTTGAAGGGCAAGAAACTTGGTCCGGAGACGCAAACCAGAAGAGGCACTACCAACCGAGGAAGGTTGCGGACAGCCTGAACCCCGGGACTCTTCCAAACCAAAGTCCCAATTCAGAGCTCACACCAGCAGATCGGTGTCGCCCCTAAGCTCATGTATGGTACAAGCTAAGTTACCCAATGAGTTTCATTTAGAGTCGCCTCCGGTTGGTCACGTTGATGAAGTAACGGCACAAGAAGAGGAGAGTGCTCGGTTCTGTTTCGATGATGAGGAAGTCATGGAGTTCAAAAAACCAATGGAGAAGATCTCGAATCATTTGAGGTAGCTCAACATAAATgccatcgtcgattcaattccagtgaGGTTCATATCCAGAGATAggtgtcatcgattaaattcggCATCTCGCTCATTAAGTTTAGTATTGTTGATTCAATTTTGGTGTTGTACCCATCACCCATCCCGTCtaataccgtcgattaaatttcggtatTGTATCCTACATCCACCATCTAGTgccgtcgattagattccggtattgtgtcctacaatttgGTTCCGGCCTCGTTGATTAACTTTCGGAGTTGCACTTTAAGTCTTAGTACGTCGAAGTCTATCTCACTATCGAATAAGTGGGCTGTTGGATTGCCAAGAGTCCGTATCACGCCTTTTGTGTCGATATAAGTATCTTTCGCATTTGATACTTTTTGTTCAAAACTGACCTAGGACTTCTTATTGGAAaatgaacggattaagttcgataaaagattctcgcgtggataatccttttgggcctcaacCTCTCTTGGGCCAAGACCTAAGAATCCATTTTGGGCCTAGTAGAAGGATTTTTAACACGCAACACTAACATATCCCTACATTGATACATCATAAACTCATATTCTACTCCTTGGCGCCAGTATAGCAATTTATCATTGCATGCCTACCCATAATACATCTTACATGTCGTGAGCATACGGTAAGGAGTAATGCGGTCGGTATAATCACCATATCCAGTGCCTTTAAGTAGCAATTACGGCAAGGACCACAGTTATATTCTCACTGACTTTCCTTGGTTTAACTACCTCTAGGTAAAACCAGCTATAGTAATTGAAACCTTTAATATTCTACCACCAAAGAGTCCTCTATGATTACGtagccaatttaatccattATTTCTATTCTGAACTGAAACTATTCTACCTACTTCTATTCGGTTTGGCCATCATCTTCACGGGACTGCCCCCACAGACACAATCCCGCAACAGGAGTAGCGGCACACCATTGAGGTTACTGACCAGATTACTTAAAAGCATAAGAATGTCGTATAAACTTGGACTATCACGTGCTTCTATTCAACCTTCCGTGGGCCACTGCATCGGAACAACAAACATAGAAACGATTTTCCCTGTTTCGATGCTCAATTCTCATGATTTCGTTCGACATCCAGAACACAACGTGACAGCGAAATGGAAGGATTTCTTGCCTTTCGTGGTGACTCGTCCTCGGAGGAATGAAGAAACGGGCGCTGGTTTGTTGTGCTTTCCCCCTCTACTGGTTGTGCGACAAAATGGATGAAAGAGCCTCTCCCAAAGCTTGCTGGTCGAATCcctttttgcaagataatcatgAATGAGTGAAAAATGGGTTTTAGAATCTTTGGCATGCAGTTTAGCATGAGAACTTGAAGTTTAACGCCACCTACATATCACACCTGTCATTTGCATGTCAATAGTGGGCCAAATGCCACTAGATCAGTCCTTAATTTCCCTTGCTTGTACACCTGCCCTCTACCACCCACAATCTGTCCATTGGATCCACATGCCTTTACTTCCCCCTTTAACCTTCTTAGGTCCACCTTCTTACACACGTTTTAGTGCAAGGCACCTAGATACCAATTGCATTATTTTATTTCACCCCTTCACAATTTAAATTCTTAAATCTTCTGCAGGTGGACGCAATTTCGAGATGTGAAGACAACTTGGGTTTATGAGACGTGACTTTAGCTCAAGGGAAAGAAGATGGCGCCAATTGTTTAATTGCATGGTGAACCATGCAAGCTACGTGAATCGGCCATTCCCATTGTGATGTGTTCCCTTTTCTCATTAGTCATTAATTCTTCAGAATTATAGTCATAACTCTGAACTAAGCCGTCGCAATGGTTTGGCCTTGAtcacgtctctctctctttgcatccAAGGCTCTAGTAAAGTGTGATGTCGAAGACCCTTCCTTGAGTTCCAAACTTGACGCCATACCCGTTCTTATTGTTTTATTCTCAAACGGTTTGGTTTCCATCGCGTGGGCTCATCTCCAAAGATATACAATCCTTCGAAACACATATTTCCGACTAATATGCTTAACCTTCTATGGTAGTTTACATTGATGACACAAACCCTCTTGTCATGTCGTTCAGCCAAGCCGGAATTTGGGATGTgacacaatttttttgaaaaatgattatttaagtgctaactctGGGaaggtcgccggaatttctcaTCGGTGGCATTAAAGTGGtcgttttttctctgatttgacATTTAGATGatctcaaaaaaatatatatattggtatCAAAGTGAGcttcgtacataaatattaacacTTAATGTATCCATATGCCAATAAGTATGTATTAAAGGcaaaaactcaagatttgagTTTCCGATCGCAATGGAACTTATTTCTCACCCAAAAAGTGTCATTTAGCTTTACATTCAGCATTAGCGCTTCATTTTGTACTTAAAtttcatcatattcatttgtACTTAAATTTGCAATCGtgctttttcttgatatatcTGACCTTGTTATAAGCGGTTTTGATTGAGCAAGCGTCTTGATTTATCGCCAGACTAGCTTATCTGCTGCCGATGTTGTTGAGAGATGAATAGCTAGGAATATCGTTCACAGTGTTCGCACGTCGTAACATATTGTCCATACCAGCTTGCCtgcattttgattttccaatgaAGGTCGGCTTCGGATGCATTTGTTTTCTATCACAAAGTTGCTATCTTTTGCTCAATGAATGTGTCGCACGGCGCACATATTTTAATCTGTTCATCCTTTTCAGTAGAGGCTACTCATGAACTTTCTCATTAAAATTATGTAAAATTCCGCAACTGACGACAATGTACGTGTACTTCAAAAAACATTTCGAGTTGAACAAAAGTCAACTCATGAGAACaggatttgaaattgaaaactgAGAATCACTTAAAATAACATTTAGTGCCTACGAATACTTGCCTAAAAATAGTAGCAAGATTCAAATAAGTGCCAGCAAGTTCAGATTACCCAATCGGGCCTACAATAGTCTCTCAATCGTTGGGCTTTTACAACTTCGAAGCCAGGACAATCGCTGGGCGTGGGCCCAAGCCCATGTCTCCCACACTCTTTTCCATCCAGCCCAACACATCTGTCTCTCTGCTACACTCAAACATGGAAGTGATCATTCCCGCAGAAAATTGCCATTTCATTCCAAGCTTCAGAGCTCTCCATCCCAGAGCTCTTCCACTGATTTGAATGGCCCTTTGGCTGAGACAAACTCTTCCTTGAGCATCATTTTCTTCTGCGGGATCCGCTCGATCTTCTCATGGTCGCCCTCCGTCAGTTCCCAATCGAAGATGCCGAGGTTCTCCTTCAACCTCTCCTTGTTGAAGCTCTTTACCACAAATGTGACTCCTTGCTCATAGAGCCATCTCAGACATACCTGCCAAGAGCAATCCCCAGATGTTGCAGTTAAATTTGCAGATAGCAATCCATTTTGACTTGCAAGGTTACTTTCAATGGTTGGATTTGCTCATAATCGGGTGTCTTGTAAGTCCGATTTACTTATAATATGACTCGCATATGTACAAATAATAGGAGTCCGAGCAGTTGATTCGAACAATAAACATTCCAGAtgtcaaaaaaaagaaaaataaacaatcaGCTTTGATAGTAAAACCTGGGCGATGCTTTTTCCCCGAGCCTTCGCAATCTCTTTAAGAGATTCATTCTCCATGACTTCATTCGTTCCCCAGTTCGTTCCTCGAGCTCCCAAGGGAGAGAAAGCGGTGATGATGACGTTATTCGCTTTACAGAACTCTCTCAGCTTCTTCTGCTGCCAGAGAGGGTTCATTTCCACCTGAGACAATCATCATACAGACAGTTATTGGGTCATTTACAATGTGAACACTCACATACCGCCACGTCGACTAGTCTTCAACTTCCTTTAAATCTTGAACCAGAAGGCTCACCTGATTTACTGTTGGAGGGATCTTGGCAAAGCTAAGGATGTTTCCGAGTTTCTTGCAAGAGAAGTTGCTGACTCCGATGGACTTTGTGAGACCTAACCTCTGGCATTCTTCCATGGCTGCCCAGACTGCCTCAAAATCCATGGGCATAAGGTCAGATTCGTCCCCTGGGTACATGTACGACCCTGGCTTACAGCTGATTGGCCAGTGGATGAGATAGAGGTCAAGGTAATCCAATTGAAGATTGCTGCACATAAAAAATAGTCATTGAGCTTTGGCCCgccaaaaatggaagaaaatgaatttgaaaagaatcaAAGTATTGATACTGATGCTAATAATGAAACTAACATGGACTCCAACATTTATGGCTTGGGTTCAAAAACTGTGATGACTGGAAAAGCCAATCATTAGTTTCTCTGCTAAATTCAGCAACGACATCATTCTCTTCTTCCATCACCAATTAACTGAAGTAGAGGAGGCTCCCTCACTGTCGTAGCCAAAGGACAACTCAATAAACCACATAGTACGGTACACCTAACATAAACAATTTGCATTCTACAAGTGCAAGTGATGTACAGAAAAACACTCTTTGGTTCGTTATGGTGCAAAATGTTTGAGCTATAGCTGATGTGAAATCGAGTTTACTCATGCTCTCACATAATTTATTCTCTCAAGTTTTAATCACAGCTATAGATTTTCCTAACCCCGAGAATCCGAGAGGGCCCCAACTTAGATAAACGGAGGTGCATCGCTACAAAATTTTGGTGTTAGAAGCAGCCCGACTCAAGTCTGAGGAACATCCATGAAACAAGCTAAACAGCAAgcactttcatttttcttgggAAGACCACTAATTTCTGTTCGTGCCTCAATAGCTGATCCGACAAACACCCGCTACTGAGAGCCCTTTCAGGTGGTTATTCAAGAATCATGAAATTCTAACTAGCCAACAAGTTAATTTGTTGTCACCCGTCAGTATGTTCAAACTCATCCTTTGAAATCATTAACAAACGAGAATTGATCAAACCAGATACGCCGATAGCTCGATCGCAGTACAACTATCTACTAATTCCAGTACCAAGACAGACCCAGATAGCAGGATTATGCAGAAAACAGTTTGCAAGCAACAACACCAAAAATGGTCGAAAGAATCCACCTCAATTCTATGCAAAATTGGTCCAATCGATCATGGTTACCTCAGGGACTTCCTAAGCGCAGGCACGACGCGATCGGCGTGAGCGTCGCTAGTCCAGAGCTTTGAGGTGACGAAGAGCTCGGCCCTCGAGCCGATGAGCCCGAGCCGGAGCGATTCGGCCAGGACTTCCCCCAGCGGCTCCTCCGACCCGTACTTGGAAGCCGTGTCAAAGTGCCTATAGCCGAGCTTGATCGCCTCCAGCGCCGCCGACCTCATTGCGACCACGTCGAGGGCGTCCGCCGCCGTACCCAGGCCGATCACCGGCATCGGACGGCTCCCGGCGGCAGTTGAGGAACTCAGCCGCACCTCCGGGACCCTGATCGCCGTCCCTGAAGCGCTCTCCATTGCTGCTCGAACTTCGCCTGCTTGCGAA contains:
- the LOC115729312 gene encoding deoxymugineic acid synthase 1-B-like; translated protein: MESASGTAIRVPEVRLSSSTAAGSRPMPVIGLGTAADALDVVAMRSAALEAIKLGYRHFDTASKYGSEEPLGEVLAESLRLGLIGSRAELFVTSKLWTSDAHADRVVPALRKSLSNLQLDYLDLYLIHWPISCKPGSYMYPGDESDLMPMDFEAVWAAMEECQRLGLTKSIGVSNFSCKKLGNILSFAKIPPTVNQVEMNPLWQQKKLREFCKANNVIITAFSPLGARGTNWGTNEVMENESLKEIAKARGKSIAQVCLRWLYEQGVTFVVKSFNKERLKENLGIFDWELTEGDHEKIERIPQKKMMLKEEFVSAKGPFKSVEELWDGEL